In a single window of the Alphaproteobacteria bacterium genome:
- a CDS encoding cell division protein ZapA, protein MPDVSFSVGTRRYTLRCAAGQEDHLTDMAAALDSRVQTLSGGAPGAEERQMLVIAAIGLLDELQAVKRGNGADGAALPKRAPDSDAAALRRDLESAQADNRALRETLARAEADNRALRAWADGMAGRLSGLSATLAALASNPDDD, encoded by the coding sequence ATGCCCGACGTTTCGTTTTCGGTCGGCACAAGGCGGTATACCCTGCGATGTGCGGCGGGCCAGGAAGATCATCTGACCGACATGGCGGCGGCCCTGGATTCCCGCGTCCAGACGTTGAGCGGTGGCGCGCCCGGTGCGGAGGAGCGGCAGATGTTGGTGATCGCCGCCATCGGCCTGCTGGACGAGTTGCAGGCGGTGAAGCGCGGCAATGGCGCGGACGGGGCCGCCCTGCCGAAGCGGGCGCCCGATTCGGACGCCGCCGCGCTGCGACGGGACCTGGAAAGCGCCCAGGCCGACAACCGGGCCCTGCGGGAGACGCTGGCGCGGGCTGAGGCGGACAATCGCGCCTTGCGCGCCTGGGCCGACGGCATGGCCGGGCGGCTTTCCGGGCTGTCGGCGACATTGGCGGCGCTTGCCTCGAACCCGGACGACGACTAG
- a CDS encoding YmdB family metallophosphoesterase, with amino-acid sequence MTSASVHSPAAFSLLFVGDVVGRSGRDAVAAHLPGLIAAHAPELVIVNGENSAHGFGITPAICSQLFDLGVDVITTGNHVWDQKDILGFIDSEPRLLRPLNYPSGTPGHGVRLAAGRTGKRVLVANLMLRLFMDAMDDPFAGIDRILAQAPLGGAVDAIFVDVHGEATSEKMAMGHHLDGRVSAVIGTHTHVPTADHHLLAGGTAYQSDAGMTGDYRSIIGMKTGPALHRFTRKLPSERLTPAEGEATLCGCLVRVAANGLACGIEPVRLGGALAAVQPAAPA; translated from the coding sequence ATGACCTCTGCCTCAGTGCATTCCCCGGCCGCCTTTTCCCTGCTGTTCGTCGGCGATGTCGTGGGGCGCAGCGGCCGCGACGCGGTGGCGGCGCATCTGCCCGGCCTGATCGCCGCGCACGCGCCGGAACTGGTGATCGTGAACGGCGAGAATTCCGCCCATGGCTTCGGCATCACGCCGGCGATTTGCAGCCAGTTGTTCGACCTGGGCGTCGATGTGATCACCACCGGCAACCATGTCTGGGACCAGAAGGACATTCTGGGCTTCATCGATTCCGAGCCGCGGCTGCTGCGCCCGCTCAACTATCCGTCGGGCACGCCGGGGCACGGGGTTCGGCTGGCGGCCGGGCGCACCGGCAAGCGCGTGCTGGTGGCCAATCTGATGCTGCGCCTGTTCATGGACGCCATGGACGATCCCTTTGCCGGGATCGACCGGATTCTGGCCCAGGCGCCGCTGGGCGGCGCGGTCGACGCCATTTTCGTCGACGTGCACGGCGAGGCGACCAGCGAGAAAATGGCCATGGGCCACCATCTGGACGGGCGGGTCAGCGCCGTGATCGGCACGCACACGCATGTGCCGACCGCCGACCATCACCTGCTGGCCGGCGGCACCGCCTATCAGAGCGATGCCGGCATGACCGGCGACTACCGCTCGATCATCGGCATGAAGACGGGCCCGGCGCTGCATCGCTTCACCCGCAAGCTGCCGTCCGAACGGCTGACGCCGGCGGAAGGGGAGGCGACGCTTTGCGGCTGCCTGGTGCGCGTGGCCGCGAACGGGCTCGCCTGCGGTATCGAGCCGGTGCGGCTCGGCGGGGCGCTGGCGGCGGTGCAGCCCGCCGCGCCGGCCTGA
- a CDS encoding response regulator transcription factor: MQDEAAHIFVVDDDRRLANLLCRYLTNAGYLALAAHDSADARAKLASLSFDLVVLDIMMPGESGLVLAEELAQDPNGPPVLLITALDAPGDRVRGLTTGAEDYIAKPFDPRELLLRIERTLRRREPAGEAPRPPAAQEPERLALGDLVFEVATGLLTQDGKRVLLTPQEQRLLRYLAGRLGDEVSRDDLADALGDGTTWRAVDVQVARLRKKMEADPRNPSWLQTVRGVGYRLAGRPLA; the protein is encoded by the coding sequence ATGCAGGACGAGGCCGCCCACATTTTTGTCGTCGACGACGACCGGCGGCTGGCAAACCTGCTCTGCCGATACCTGACCAATGCGGGCTATCTGGCGCTGGCCGCCCATGACTCGGCCGATGCCAGGGCCAAGCTGGCCTCGTTGAGCTTCGACCTGGTGGTGCTCGACATCATGATGCCGGGCGAAAGCGGGCTGGTGCTGGCGGAGGAGTTGGCACAGGACCCGAACGGCCCGCCGGTGCTGCTGATCACCGCCCTGGATGCGCCGGGGGACCGGGTGCGCGGCCTGACCACCGGGGCCGAGGACTATATCGCCAAGCCGTTCGACCCGCGCGAACTGCTGCTGCGCATCGAGCGCACCCTGCGGCGGCGCGAACCCGCCGGGGAGGCGCCCCGTCCGCCGGCGGCGCAGGAACCGGAGCGCCTGGCGCTGGGCGACCTGGTGTTCGAGGTGGCGACGGGCCTGCTCACGCAGGACGGCAAGCGGGTTTTGCTCACGCCCCAGGAACAGCGCCTGTTGCGCTATCTGGCCGGTCGGCTGGGCGACGAGGTCAGCCGCGACGACCTGGCCGACGCCCTGGGCGACGGCACGACCTGGCGGGCGGTGGACGTGCAGGTGGCGCGGTTGCGCAAGAAGATGGAAGCCGACCCCCGCAATCCCAGCTGGCTGCAAACCGTGCGCGGCGTCGGCTATCGCCTGGCCGGGCGTCCGCTGGCATGA
- a CDS encoding HAMP domain-containing protein: protein MSGKPRLGRLRLRDVMPRDLFRRSLLMVAVPVILLFSIATWFFFERHWETVQRRLIYGTTGEIAFLVQSFEAGGLPADIAILLERTTQVRCVPHGQERDFENPALWRRPTITALDRALNGALPNNPHRTEGVFGDDLHLSFETERGRLDCRFPIKQVSTSTTFVFLAWVLGTALLVLGLAAFFLWKQVVPVRRLAVAMDAFGRGEDLGSIQERGADEIRRAARAFERMKARIQRQVRRRTEMLAAISHDLRTPLSRMRIEVEMLGDGVDKEGLRQDIGDMEGMIQGYLDFARDQVSEPTREVDMVDLVIGLASTFRHDQVDVQIGTEAPLMLRVRPDAVRRAIGNVVGNALRYGGHCWIGLTAMTNTVRIIVDDDGPGIPADRRADVFRPFVRLDESRNAATGGVGLGLTIARDIVLTHGGDITVEASPRGGARFVVALAR, encoded by the coding sequence ATGAGCGGGAAACCCCGCCTGGGCCGGCTCAGGCTGCGGGACGTGATGCCCCGGGACCTGTTCCGCCGCTCGTTGTTGATGGTGGCGGTCCCGGTCATCCTGTTGTTCAGCATCGCGACCTGGTTCTTTTTCGAACGCCATTGGGAAACGGTGCAGCGCCGGCTGATCTATGGCACGACCGGCGAGATCGCCTTTCTGGTCCAGTCCTTCGAAGCGGGCGGTCTGCCCGCCGATATCGCGATCCTGCTGGAGCGCACGACCCAGGTGCGCTGTGTGCCGCATGGCCAGGAGCGCGACTTCGAGAACCCGGCCCTGTGGCGACGGCCGACCATCACCGCGCTCGACCGGGCGCTGAACGGGGCGCTGCCGAACAATCCGCACCGGACCGAAGGGGTGTTCGGCGACGACCTGCATCTGAGTTTCGAAACCGAACGCGGCCGTCTGGATTGCCGCTTTCCGATCAAGCAGGTTTCGACCTCCACGACCTTCGTTTTTCTGGCCTGGGTGCTGGGCACGGCCTTGCTGGTGTTGGGGCTGGCGGCGTTTTTCCTCTGGAAGCAGGTGGTGCCGGTGCGGCGGCTGGCCGTCGCCATGGACGCGTTCGGCCGCGGCGAGGATCTGGGGTCGATCCAGGAGCGCGGCGCCGACGAGATCCGCCGCGCCGCCCGGGCCTTCGAGCGCATGAAGGCGCGAATCCAGCGGCAGGTGCGGCGGCGGACCGAAATGCTGGCGGCGATCAGCCACGATCTGCGCACGCCGCTCAGCCGGATGCGGATCGAGGTGGAGATGCTGGGCGACGGCGTGGACAAGGAAGGGCTGCGCCAGGATATCGGCGACATGGAAGGCATGATCCAGGGCTATCTGGATTTTGCCCGCGACCAGGTGAGCGAGCCGACCCGCGAGGTCGACATGGTGGACCTGGTGATCGGCCTTGCCAGCACCTTCCGCCACGATCAGGTCGACGTGCAGATCGGGACCGAGGCGCCCTTGATGCTGCGGGTGCGGCCGGACGCGGTGCGGCGGGCGATCGGCAATGTGGTGGGCAATGCGCTGCGCTATGGCGGCCATTGCTGGATCGGCCTCACCGCCATGACGAACACGGTGCGGATCATCGTCGATGACGACGGACCCGGCATCCCGGCGGACCGGAGGGCGGACGTGTTCCGGCCGTTCGTGCGGCTGGACGAGTCGCGCAATGCGGCGACGGGCGGCGTCGGGCTCGGCCTGACGATTGCCCGCGACATCGTCCTGACCCATGGCGGCGATATCACGGTCGAAGCGTCGCCTCGGGGCGGGGCCCGGTTCGTCGTCGCGCTCGCCCGCTGA
- a CDS encoding EAL domain-containing protein, with translation MREAMTPAPRPSGSRIGPTGAETGDDDTLRRLATAEAALAELRRDAALREAEVQRLTLADPLTGLPNHRDFTNRAQSALERAARQNGSVALLLIDLDGFREINLAHGSGAGDRVLSEVAARLRGVVRSTDTLARLAADEFALLLESLEDEAAAVHAAERVLQALADPIRIDGHAIACPASIGIATLARQDGRTPVGCIHRLRQHADIALHRAKAAGGGRYQFFDTALHREVEETKRIEAALQPALELGQFSMALQPRIDLRTGAACGAEALVRWHHPELGWIPPDRFIRIAEASGRVLPLCAWIMEEVFRIAARWRAISQTRSLPLLPIAMNLSAVQLQDDELRAALQRLVRTYAVPPSAIELEVTETAAIEEIGQTADRLAALRGDGYRVAIDDFGTGYASLALAVRLPADYLKIDRSFIAGMLTSRRHAAAVATTLALGRSLDLSVVAEGVETEAEAAYLRARGCDEAQGYLYARPMPFDALVDWLAARHCPASVPDTV, from the coding sequence ATGCGCGAGGCAATGACACCCGCACCGCGGCCATCGGGCTCCCGGATCGGCCCAACCGGCGCCGAGACCGGCGACGACGACACCCTTCGCCGCCTCGCCACCGCCGAGGCCGCACTGGCGGAGCTTCGCCGCGACGCAGCCCTCCGCGAAGCCGAAGTGCAGCGGCTGACGCTTGCCGACCCGCTCACCGGCCTGCCGAACCACCGCGACTTCACCAACCGCGCCCAGTCCGCCCTGGAGCGTGCGGCGCGCCAGAACGGCAGTGTCGCCCTGCTGCTGATCGACCTGGACGGGTTCCGCGAGATCAATCTCGCCCATGGCAGCGGCGCCGGCGACCGCGTGCTGAGCGAGGTCGCGGCACGCCTGCGCGGCGTGGTGCGCTCCACCGACACCCTGGCCCGGCTCGCGGCCGACGAGTTCGCGCTGCTGCTGGAAAGCCTGGAAGACGAGGCCGCGGCCGTCCACGCGGCCGAGCGGGTGCTGCAAGCCCTGGCCGACCCGATCCGTATCGACGGCCACGCCATCGCCTGCCCCGCCAGTATCGGCATCGCCACCCTGGCCCGGCAGGATGGCCGCACCCCGGTCGGCTGCATCCACAGACTGCGCCAGCATGCCGACATCGCCCTGCACCGGGCCAAGGCGGCCGGCGGCGGCCGATACCAGTTCTTCGACACGGCCCTGCACCGCGAGGTCGAAGAGACCAAACGCATCGAGGCCGCGCTGCAACCGGCGCTGGAGCTGGGCCAGTTCAGCATGGCCTTGCAGCCGCGCATCGACCTGCGCACCGGTGCCGCCTGCGGCGCCGAGGCGCTGGTCCGCTGGCACCATCCCGAACTCGGCTGGATTCCGCCGGACCGCTTCATCCGCATCGCCGAGGCGTCCGGCCGGGTCCTGCCGCTCTGCGCCTGGATCATGGAGGAAGTGTTCCGCATCGCGGCCCGCTGGCGCGCGATCAGCCAGACCCGATCCCTGCCGCTGCTTCCCATCGCCATGAACCTGTCGGCGGTGCAATTGCAGGACGACGAACTGCGCGCGGCCTTGCAGCGTCTGGTGCGGACCTATGCGGTGCCGCCGTCGGCGATCGAACTGGAAGTGACCGAAACCGCCGCCATCGAAGAGATCGGCCAAACCGCCGACCGTCTGGCGGCCCTGCGCGGCGACGGGTATCGGGTCGCCATCGACGATTTCGGCACCGGTTATGCCTCGCTGGCCCTGGCCGTGCGCCTGCCCGCCGACTATCTGAAGATCGACCGCTCCTTCATCGCCGGCATGCTCACCAGCCGCCGGCATGCCGCCGCCGTGGCCACCACCCTGGCGCTGGGCCGCAGCCTGGACCTGTCCGTGGTCGCCGAGGGCGTCGAGACCGAAGCGGAGGCCGCCTATCTCCGCGCCCGCGGCTGCGACGAGGCCCAGGGCTATCTGTACGCGCGGCCGATGCCGTTCGACGCCCTGGTGGACTGGCTGGCCGCCCGCCACTGCCCCGCGAGCGTGCCGGACACGGTCTGA
- a CDS encoding aldo/keto reductase, translating to MQRRRFGRTELEIPAVTFGGGWVGGVLIHKDRSTAFAALDRATAAGVDWIDTAAMYGNGVSETVIGEWLAARVGGSRPRLSTKFRPDPAAGDLAGQTRRSVEASLARLGLDRVEVLILHNPLSAAGGNGTFRPADVLAAGGLADIMDGLRAEGLCDHLGLTALGEPAAVEAAVASGRFDVAQVYYNALNPTAAWPSPAAWNSTRFDGLLAACRAEDMGVMGIRIFAAGHLASTERHGREVPVTANSGDAAEAARAAAVWQALGDRFGTPAQASLRFGLACPMLSTIVVGMAELDHLEQALAAEAAGPLPEPVLADLEQVWRNHPAFTG from the coding sequence ATGCAGCGTCGTCGTTTCGGCCGCACGGAGTTGGAGATTCCCGCCGTGACCTTCGGCGGCGGCTGGGTCGGCGGGGTGCTGATCCACAAGGACCGCTCCACCGCTTTTGCCGCACTGGACCGCGCGACGGCCGCCGGCGTCGACTGGATCGACACCGCCGCCATGTACGGCAATGGCGTGTCGGAGACCGTGATCGGTGAATGGCTGGCGGCGCGCGTCGGCGGGTCGCGGCCGCGCCTCTCCACCAAGTTCCGGCCCGATCCGGCCGCGGGCGATCTGGCCGGACAGACCCGCCGCTCGGTCGAAGCGAGCCTCGCCCGCCTGGGCCTCGACCGGGTCGAGGTGCTGATCCTGCACAACCCGCTGAGCGCCGCCGGCGGCAACGGTACATTCCGGCCGGCGGACGTGCTGGCGGCCGGTGGTCTGGCCGACATCATGGACGGTCTGCGCGCCGAAGGACTCTGCGACCATCTGGGCCTGACCGCGCTGGGCGAGCCCGCCGCGGTCGAAGCCGCGGTGGCCTCCGGCCGGTTCGACGTGGCCCAGGTCTATTACAACGCCCTGAACCCAACCGCCGCCTGGCCGTCGCCCGCGGCCTGGAACAGCACCCGCTTCGACGGCCTGCTGGCCGCGTGCCGGGCCGAGGATATGGGGGTGATGGGCATCCGCATCTTCGCGGCGGGCCATCTGGCCTCGACCGAGCGGCACGGGCGCGAAGTGCCGGTGACTGCCAATTCCGGCGACGCGGCGGAGGCGGCGCGGGCCGCCGCCGTCTGGCAGGCGCTGGGCGACCGGTTCGGCACGCCCGCCCAGGCAAGCTTGCGCTTCGGCCTGGCCTGCCCGATGCTTTCCACCATTGTCGTCGGCATGGCCGAGCTCGACCATCTGGAGCAGGCGCTGGCGGCGGAGGCGGCCGGCCCCTTGCCGGAGCCGGTGCTGGCCGACCTGGAACAGGTGTGGCGCAACCACCCTGCCTTTACCGGATGA
- a CDS encoding methyltransferase domain-containing protein — protein MSLEALETNYSRLGSALIERLYDTDSVLSLSGLEATDRLAAEAAIAAESRVLDIGCGLGGPALRLAETRGCQVTGVDLVQTNVETALTRAEARGLADQVGFRQGDAQDLPFADDSFDVIFSQDALCHVPAKVQAVAEAVRLVRPGGRIAFTDWVETGPMVPAMQETVLDALASENLAAPAQYRDWLGGRGCEVLVQEDISAVFAARYRSVMDRLAALEGEISSRFSPRVYQIMAEKNGALLEAFDAGTLGGVLMVAEAP, from the coding sequence ATGTCCCTCGAAGCCCTGGAGACCAATTACAGCCGCCTGGGCAGCGCCCTGATCGAGCGGCTCTACGACACCGACAGCGTGCTCTCGCTCAGCGGCCTGGAGGCGACCGACCGGCTGGCGGCGGAAGCGGCCATCGCTGCGGAAAGCCGGGTGCTGGACATTGGCTGCGGCCTGGGCGGCCCGGCGCTGCGCCTGGCGGAGACTCGCGGCTGCCAGGTGACCGGCGTCGATCTGGTGCAGACCAATGTCGAGACCGCGCTGACCAGGGCCGAGGCGCGCGGCCTGGCGGATCAGGTTGGCTTTCGGCAGGGTGACGCGCAGGACCTGCCGTTCGCCGACGACAGCTTCGACGTCATCTTCAGCCAGGATGCGCTTTGCCACGTGCCGGCCAAGGTGCAGGCGGTGGCGGAGGCGGTTCGCCTCGTCCGCCCCGGCGGTCGCATCGCCTTCACCGACTGGGTCGAGACCGGGCCCATGGTCCCGGCGATGCAGGAAACCGTTCTGGACGCCCTGGCCTCGGAAAACCTGGCCGCGCCGGCGCAATACCGCGACTGGCTGGGCGGCCGCGGCTGCGAGGTGCTTGTGCAGGAAGACATCAGCGCGGTGTTTGCCGCGCGCTACCGCAGCGTGATGGACCGGCTGGCGGCGCTGGAGGGCGAGATTTCGAGCCGGTTCAGCCCGCGCGTCTATCAGATCATGGCGGAGAAGAACGGCGCCCTGCTGGAGGCGTTCGACGCCGGCACCCTGGGCGGCGTGCTGATGGTGGCGGAGGCGCCCTGA
- a CDS encoding VOC family protein: MALTWSHAVLYVKDTERMLDFYTRVLGFRITDRGLITGRDAEIIFLSQDPGEHHQLALLPMRQDEGPSNSLAHLAFRVGDMAELRDAIATLRAEGVEMRPTSHGNTWSVYFQDPEQNGVEIFRDTPWHVAQPQGKTWDLDADDETLAAWTKAEFGTETTFEPKEAFHSRKASEWG, encoded by the coding sequence ATGGCACTGACCTGGTCGCACGCGGTCCTGTACGTCAAGGACACCGAGCGCATGCTGGATTTCTACACCCGCGTGCTGGGCTTCCGCATCACCGACCGCGGCCTGATCACCGGCCGCGACGCCGAGATCATCTTCCTCAGCCAGGACCCCGGCGAGCACCACCAGCTGGCCCTGCTGCCCATGCGCCAGGACGAAGGGCCCAGCAACAGCCTGGCCCACCTCGCCTTCCGGGTCGGCGACATGGCGGAATTGCGCGACGCGATCGCGACGCTGCGGGCCGAAGGGGTGGAGATGCGCCCCACCAGCCACGGCAACACCTGGTCGGTCTATTTCCAGGACCCGGAGCAGAACGGCGTCGAGATTTTCCGCGACACGCCCTGGCACGTCGCCCAGCCCCAGGGCAAGACCTGGGACCTCGATGCCGACGACGAGACGCTGGCGGCCTGGACCAAGGCCGAATTCGGCACCGAAACCACCTTCGAGCCGAAAGAGGCGTTCCACAGCCGCAAGGCCAGCGAATGGGGCTAG
- a CDS encoding DUF1611 domain-containing protein, with protein MQCALGYKHAGRVAVERPYLLFLGDVADQLAAKTGQGIADWRPDWCVGQLRLAGCNADTGLADLTLDEAQAKGAKTLIVAVANSGGTMPDHWTETITGALARGMDVASGLHTRLATIPGVAEAAAKHGRKLYDVRYSDRSFNTGKGFRRAGRRCLTVGTDCSVGKKYTALAITREMERRGMKVDFRATGQTGIFISERGVAIDAVVSDFISGAAEWLTPENEPDHWDVVEGQGSLFHAAFAGVTLGLLHGAQPDALVLCHEPTRKHMRGLPHAPIPELKDCFEPYLQMAALTNPDCRFVGVSIDTHLLSRAAAERLLKSTEDRFGLPCVDSLATGTGPIVDALEQLCGN; from the coding sequence ATTCAATGCGCGCTTGGTTACAAACACGCCGGGAGGGTTGCCGTGGAGCGTCCGTATCTGTTGTTTTTGGGTGACGTTGCCGACCAGTTGGCGGCCAAGACGGGCCAGGGCATTGCCGACTGGCGGCCGGACTGGTGCGTCGGCCAGTTGCGGCTTGCGGGCTGCAATGCGGACACCGGCCTGGCCGATCTGACCCTCGACGAGGCGCAGGCAAAGGGGGCGAAGACCCTGATCGTGGCCGTCGCCAATTCCGGCGGCACCATGCCCGACCACTGGACCGAGACCATCACCGGCGCGCTGGCCCGCGGCATGGATGTCGCCAGCGGCCTGCACACCCGCCTCGCCACCATTCCCGGCGTGGCGGAAGCCGCGGCGAAGCACGGGCGCAAGCTCTACGACGTGCGCTATTCCGACCGGAGTTTCAACACCGGCAAGGGTTTCAGGCGCGCGGGGCGGCGCTGCCTGACCGTCGGCACCGATTGCTCGGTCGGCAAGAAATACACGGCGCTGGCCATCACCCGGGAGATGGAGCGGCGCGGCATGAAGGTGGATTTTCGCGCCACCGGCCAGACCGGCATTTTCATCTCCGAGCGCGGCGTGGCCATTGACGCCGTCGTGTCCGATTTCATCTCCGGCGCGGCGGAATGGCTGACGCCGGAGAACGAGCCGGACCACTGGGACGTGGTCGAAGGTCAGGGCTCGCTGTTCCACGCGGCGTTCGCCGGCGTCACGCTCGGCCTGTTGCACGGGGCGCAGCCGGATGCGCTGGTGCTGTGCCACGAGCCGACGCGCAAGCACATGCGCGGCCTGCCGCACGCGCCGATCCCGGAGTTGAAGGACTGTTTCGAGCCCTATCTGCAAATGGCGGCCCTGACCAACCCCGATTGTCGCTTTGTCGGCGTCAGCATCGACACGCATCTGCTGTCGCGCGCCGCCGCCGAACGCCTGCTGAAGAGCACCGAGGACCGGTTCGGCCTGCCCTGCGTCGACTCGCTGGCCACCGGCACCGGCCCGATCGTCGACGCGCTGGAACAGCTATGCGGCAACTGA
- the ycjG gene encoding L-Ala-D/L-Glu epimerase — MRQLTAAAECFPIRGRFAIARGARTESRVVTVTLTEGAATGRGECVPYARYGESLESVLSQIETVRDAVEQGGSWEALAGLLPAGAARNALDCALWDLEAKQAGKRAWDLAGLPEPPVLTTAYTLSLDTPEAMGSAASAQADRPLLKIKLAGDARDRERVAAIRAAAPNAKLIVDANEGASPETVEALCQAMAELGVAMVEQPIPADQDDALLGFAHPLPICADEAFHTRRDLARIAERYDLVNIKLDKTGGLTEALAVLAEAEERGLGVMVGCMLGTSLAMAPAVLVAARAQIVDLDGPLLLAADREPGLVYEGSRLHPPPAALWG, encoded by the coding sequence ATGCGGCAACTGACGGCCGCCGCCGAGTGCTTCCCGATCCGGGGCCGGTTTGCCATCGCCCGTGGCGCGCGCACCGAATCCCGGGTGGTGACGGTGACCCTGACCGAGGGCGCGGCCACCGGCCGGGGCGAGTGCGTGCCCTATGCGCGCTATGGCGAGAGCCTGGAAAGCGTGCTGTCCCAGATCGAGACGGTGCGGGACGCGGTGGAGCAGGGGGGGAGCTGGGAAGCGTTGGCTGGGCTCCTTCCCGCGGGCGCCGCCCGCAACGCGCTGGACTGCGCGCTTTGGGACCTGGAGGCGAAACAGGCCGGCAAGCGCGCCTGGGACCTGGCGGGCCTGCCCGAGCCGCCGGTGCTGACCACCGCCTACACGCTGTCGCTGGATACGCCGGAGGCGATGGGCTCGGCCGCTTCGGCCCAGGCGGACCGGCCCTTGCTGAAGATCAAGCTGGCGGGCGACGCGCGCGACCGCGAGCGGGTGGCCGCCATCCGCGCCGCCGCCCCGAACGCCAAACTCATCGTCGATGCGAACGAAGGCGCCTCGCCGGAAACGGTCGAGGCGCTCTGCCAAGCCATGGCCGAGCTGGGTGTCGCCATGGTCGAGCAGCCGATCCCCGCCGACCAGGACGACGCGCTGCTGGGCTTTGCCCACCCGCTGCCGATCTGTGCCGACGAGGCGTTTCACACCCGTCGCGATCTGGCGCGGATCGCCGAGCGCTATGATCTGGTCAATATCAAGCTCGACAAGACCGGCGGCCTGACCGAGGCGCTGGCGGTGCTGGCGGAAGCGGAGGAGCGGGGCCTCGGCGTGATGGTCGGCTGCATGCTGGGCACGTCGCTCGCCATGGCGCCGGCGGTGCTGGTGGCGGCGCGGGCGCAGATCGTCGACCTGGACGGCCCGCTGCTGCTGGCCGCCGACCGGGAGCCGGGCCTGGTCTACGAGGGCAGCCGCTTGCATCCGCCGCCGGCCGCTCTGTGGGGCTAG
- a CDS encoding HAD family hydrolase yields MGLAVSRRPAVFFDRDGCLNADTGYVHRPEDFRWLPGAKAAVQRVNRAGWLAFVVTNQSGIARGLYGEREVEALHAWMSADLARKGAWIDAYRYCPHHPEAGTGPFTRACDCRKPRAGMVRDLMTAWGVDPARSFLVGDQPRDVEAAAAAGIAGYRVAEGEVLAAVRAGLRRHACQGGTPA; encoded by the coding sequence GTGGGGCTAGCCGTGAGCCGACGGCCGGCGGTGTTTTTCGACCGCGACGGCTGCCTGAATGCCGACACCGGCTATGTGCACCGGCCGGAGGATTTTCGCTGGCTGCCGGGAGCGAAGGCGGCGGTGCAGCGGGTCAACCGCGCCGGCTGGCTGGCCTTCGTGGTCACCAACCAGTCCGGCATCGCCCGCGGCCTCTATGGCGAGCGGGAGGTGGAGGCGCTGCACGCCTGGATGAGCGCCGACCTGGCGCGCAAAGGCGCCTGGATCGACGCCTATCGCTATTGCCCGCATCACCCGGAGGCCGGCACCGGGCCGTTCACCCGCGCCTGCGATTGCCGCAAGCCGCGGGCGGGGATGGTGCGGGACCTGATGACGGCCTGGGGCGTGGACCCGGCCCGCAGCTTCCTGGTGGGCGACCAGCCGCGCGACGTTGAGGCGGCCGCGGCCGCGGGGATTGCCGGCTATCGGGTCGCCGAGGGCGAGGTGCTGGCCGCGGTGCGCGCCGGGCTCCGGCGGCACGCTTGCCAGGGCGGCACGCCCGCCTGA
- a CDS encoding Bax inhibitor-1/YccA family protein, protein MAFENLRTQAQVRTAGYAGEIDEGLRQHMLRVYNYMTSGLVVTGLVAWVMFTQSFVTQGGEVVGLTGLGMAVYGSPLKWLVMLAPLGFVMALSFGINRMSFGTLQIVFWAFAATMGISLATIFATFTGGSIARVFFITAGTFAGMSLWGYTTKRDLSGMGSFLMMGLIGIIIASLVNLFIGSSAIQFAVSVLGVLIFVGLTAYDTQRIKNDYLEHRSHGEGLGKLAIMGAVSLYLDFINLFMMLLSLFGNRQ, encoded by the coding sequence ATGGCGTTCGAAAACCTTCGCACCCAGGCTCAAGTGCGCACCGCGGGCTATGCGGGCGAGATTGACGAGGGCCTGCGGCAACACATGTTGCGGGTGTACAACTACATGACCTCCGGGCTGGTGGTGACCGGTCTGGTGGCATGGGTGATGTTCACCCAGTCCTTCGTCACCCAGGGCGGCGAGGTGGTCGGCCTCACCGGACTTGGCATGGCGGTCTATGGTTCGCCGTTGAAATGGCTGGTGATGCTGGCCCCGCTCGGCTTTGTCATGGCCTTGAGCTTCGGCATCAACCGCATGAGTTTCGGCACGCTGCAAATCGTCTTCTGGGCGTTCGCAGCGACCATGGGCATTTCGCTCGCGACGATTTTCGCCACCTTCACCGGCGGCAGCATCGCGCGGGTGTTCTTCATCACCGCGGGCACCTTCGCCGGCATGTCGCTCTGGGGCTACACCACCAAGCGCGACCTGAGCGGCATGGGCAGCTTCCTGATGATGGGCCTGATCGGCATCATCATCGCCAGCCTGGTCAACCTGTTCATCGGCTCCAGCGCCATCCAGTTTGCCGTGTCCGTGCTGGGCGTGCTGATCTTTGTCGGCCTGACCGCCTATGACACGCAGCGGATCAAGAACGACTATCTGGAACACCGCAGCCATGGCGAGGGCCTGGGCAAGCTGGCCATCATGGGCGCCGTCTCGCTCTATCTCGACTTCATCAACCTGTTCATGATGCTGCTGTCGCTGTTCGGCAACCGCCAGTAA